In Haloterrigena turkmenica DSM 5511, a single genomic region encodes these proteins:
- a CDS encoding ABC transporter permease translates to MTLANYVLKRVLVSVPVLLGVTALTFSLLHLTPGDPIDAVLGFREVDPAVRESLEAEYNLDRPVWEQYLFWLRDALVLEFGRSPITGRDVGATIADRLPYTFVLGGAAWLCSLLIGIPVGVVSAVKRGEPADEVSRIAALAGIATPNFWLGLVLLFVFGVHLGWFRVIPPDAPLLSLETLWFLVLPTITLGTASAALVARLLRSSMLRELNAPYVRTARAKGLRERTVICKHVLRNSLIAVVTVAGLQLTLLVDGAVVVEQVFSWPGMGRLLVGAIGQRDFPTVQATVLVIAVSVVVANLLVDIAYAVLDPRIRDER, encoded by the coding sequence ATGACGCTGGCCAACTACGTCCTAAAGCGGGTGCTGGTTTCGGTTCCGGTACTGCTGGGTGTGACGGCCCTGACGTTTTCCTTGCTCCACTTGACGCCGGGGGATCCGATCGACGCCGTCCTCGGCTTTCGGGAGGTCGACCCGGCCGTCAGGGAATCCCTGGAAGCCGAGTACAACCTCGATCGCCCGGTCTGGGAGCAGTATCTGTTCTGGCTGCGCGACGCGCTCGTCCTCGAGTTCGGCCGGTCGCCGATCACGGGTCGCGACGTCGGGGCGACGATCGCCGATCGGTTGCCCTACACGTTCGTACTCGGGGGCGCGGCGTGGCTCTGTTCGCTCCTGATTGGGATTCCCGTCGGCGTCGTTTCGGCCGTCAAGCGGGGCGAACCCGCCGACGAGGTCAGCCGCATCGCGGCGCTGGCCGGCATCGCGACGCCGAACTTCTGGCTGGGGCTGGTCCTCCTGTTCGTCTTCGGCGTTCACCTCGGCTGGTTCCGGGTTATTCCGCCCGACGCGCCGCTTTTGAGCCTCGAGACGCTGTGGTTTCTGGTCCTACCGACGATCACGCTCGGGACGGCCTCGGCCGCGCTCGTCGCGCGCCTGCTGCGCTCGTCGATGCTCCGGGAACTGAACGCGCCGTACGTCCGGACGGCCCGCGCGAAGGGGCTGCGCGAGCGGACGGTGATCTGCAAACACGTCCTGCGCAACTCCCTGATCGCCGTCGTCACCGTCGCCGGCCTCCAGTTGACCCTCCTCGTCGACGGCGCGGTCGTCGTCGAGCAGGTGTTCTCCTGGCCCGGCATGGGGCGGCTCCTGGTCGGCGCCATCGGACAGCGCGACTTCCCGACCGTCCAGGCGACGGTGCTGGTCATCGCCGTCTCGGTCGTCGTCGCGAACCTGCTCGTCGATATCGCCTACGCCGTACTCGACCCGCGGATCAGAGACGAACGGTGA
- a CDS encoding ABC transporter substrate-binding protein has translation MAHTGEGDSDRIPRRSVLAGLGGFGMAGAAGCISTDIGIDLDSDPERLIFEGFQEAGVEPPVETTIYSNAETEGRKRWAQLVQHELDGTDLFDVEFETLEWTSYIDLVNNMAANEENALVCLGFIGGWDPHQYVYPGFHSDSFAPTGLNINHYENERVDELIDEGVATVDGDERVAIYEELQELLVKESPLSFVRAPEEIVTYRADAIDGFRTYPVPGDEYKSIYAPTLGVYTELTTDETELVGDAGTKIDSYDPVRAADDVSYMATGLLYEQLLEIDFDGSARPLLATDWHRIDETTWRFDLREGVQFHTGEPFTAADVRATLERYEGSPSEQDVYNWYESAEILGDHEIEISLRRPYGPLETAIAQVPILPKAVADGTHDITERPVGTGPYAFEEHEPATLWRLVANEDHWHDGSNGVPETPPIETVTMRIVTESSARRGALEAGDIHLTTGLPNESLETFEADDAFVVDRTTGAAVDFLGYPSYREPFSNPKVRRGIGQLIPRERIIEDVFHGAGTVAYTPISPTHETFVGPEFEARIVEEYFS, from the coding sequence ATGGCACACACTGGTGAGGGTGATTCTGACCGAATCCCTCGTCGATCGGTGCTCGCCGGACTTGGGGGGTTCGGCATGGCCGGTGCGGCCGGCTGTATCAGCACCGATATCGGGATCGACCTCGATAGCGACCCCGAGAGACTCATCTTCGAGGGCTTTCAGGAGGCGGGCGTCGAACCGCCCGTCGAGACGACGATTTACTCGAACGCCGAGACCGAGGGGCGAAAGCGGTGGGCGCAGTTGGTCCAGCACGAACTGGACGGCACCGATCTGTTCGACGTCGAGTTCGAGACCCTCGAGTGGACGTCCTACATCGATCTGGTCAACAACATGGCCGCCAACGAGGAGAACGCGCTCGTCTGTCTGGGGTTTATCGGCGGCTGGGATCCGCATCAGTACGTCTATCCTGGCTTTCACTCCGACAGTTTCGCTCCGACCGGCCTCAACATCAACCACTACGAGAACGAGCGGGTCGACGAGCTCATCGACGAAGGCGTTGCGACCGTCGACGGCGACGAGCGCGTCGCGATCTACGAGGAGTTGCAGGAACTCCTCGTCAAGGAATCGCCGCTGTCGTTCGTTCGCGCGCCCGAAGAGATCGTCACCTACCGAGCCGACGCGATCGACGGATTCCGGACGTATCCGGTCCCCGGCGATGAGTACAAGTCGATCTACGCGCCGACGCTCGGCGTGTACACGGAGCTCACCACCGACGAGACCGAGCTCGTCGGCGACGCAGGGACGAAGATCGACAGCTACGATCCGGTCCGGGCGGCCGACGACGTCTCGTATATGGCCACCGGCCTGCTCTACGAACAGCTCCTCGAGATCGACTTCGACGGGAGCGCTCGGCCGCTGCTCGCGACCGACTGGCACCGGATCGACGAGACGACCTGGCGGTTCGACCTGCGAGAGGGCGTCCAATTTCACACCGGCGAGCCGTTTACCGCCGCGGACGTCCGTGCGACCCTCGAGCGATACGAGGGGTCGCCGAGCGAGCAGGACGTGTACAACTGGTACGAGAGCGCAGAGATCCTCGGCGACCACGAGATCGAAATTTCCCTCCGGCGGCCGTACGGGCCGCTGGAAACGGCGATCGCGCAGGTGCCGATCCTCCCGAAGGCCGTCGCGGACGGCACGCACGACATCACCGAGCGACCGGTCGGAACCGGCCCGTACGCGTTCGAGGAACACGAGCCCGCCACCCTCTGGCGGCTGGTCGCCAACGAGGACCACTGGCACGACGGGAGCAACGGCGTCCCCGAGACGCCGCCGATCGAGACCGTGACGATGCGGATCGTCACCGAATCGTCGGCCCGGCGCGGCGCCCTCGAGGCGGGCGATATTCACCTGACCACGGGGCTCCCGAACGAGAGCCTCGAGACGTTCGAAGCCGACGACGCGTTCGTCGTCGACCGAACGACCGGCGCCGCCGTCGACTTCCTCGGCTATCCGAGCTACCGCGAGCCGTTTTCCAATCCGAAGGTTCGGCGCGGGATCGGCCAACTCATCCCGCGCGAGCGGATCATCGAGGACGTGTTCCACGGCGCCGGCACCGTGGCCTACACGCCGATCTCGCCGACCCACGAGACCTTCGTCGGTCCAGAGTTCGAAGCGCGAATCGTCGAGGAGTACTTCAGCTAA
- the hpt gene encoding hypoxanthine/guanine phosphoribosyltransferase, with protein MDQLKRSLLEAPIIEKNGYHYFVHPISDGVPKLDPGLLREIVIRIIRKAKLEDVDRIVTPAAMGIHISTAVSLMTDIPLTVIRKREYGLDDEVAISQQTGYSENEMYINDVREGEKVLVLDDVLSTGGTLAAVLDALDEIGAEVIDTVAVIKKVGGENKAADAGHDVKTLINVDVVDGEVVIVDEDGDS; from the coding sequence ATGGATCAGTTAAAGCGGTCGCTTCTCGAGGCGCCGATCATCGAGAAAAACGGTTATCACTACTTCGTCCACCCGATCAGCGACGGCGTCCCGAAACTCGACCCCGGCCTGCTCCGGGAGATCGTCATCCGAATCATTCGGAAAGCGAAACTCGAGGACGTCGATCGGATCGTCACGCCCGCCGCGATGGGGATCCACATCTCGACCGCGGTCTCGCTGATGACCGACATCCCGCTGACCGTCATCCGGAAGCGCGAGTACGGTCTCGACGACGAGGTCGCCATCTCCCAGCAGACCGGCTACTCGGAGAACGAGATGTACATCAACGACGTCCGCGAGGGCGAGAAGGTGCTCGTGCTCGACGACGTCCTCTCGACGGGCGGCACGCTCGCAGCCGTCCTCGACGCCCTCGACGAGATCGGCGCCGAGGTCATCGACACGGTCGCGGTCATCAAGAAGGTCGGTGGCGAGAACAAGGCCGCGGACGCCGGCCACGACGTCAAGACGCTGATCAACGTCGACGTCGTCGACGGGGAGGTCGTCATCGTCGACGAGGACGGCGACTCGTAG
- a CDS encoding DUF7344 domain-containing protein yields the protein MAQQQRRRPEETDDTGGTDGPDDTDGTAEADDGGPLSKGEIFEVLRNQRRRYVLQYLKQDGRPVELGDLAQQVAAWEYDTIPEKVTPEQRKRVYTTLQQTHLPKMDESGILLFDSDAGVIEATDRTRDISVYLEIVPGREFAWRELYLSLGAISSALVAALWLEIYPLTMLSDLTWAGIIAVTVTLAAAAHIYHERNMRLGHGDQPPELSYTSDK from the coding sequence GTGGCCCAACAACAGCGACGACGACCCGAAGAAACCGACGACACGGGCGGTACCGATGGACCGGATGACACTGACGGAACGGCGGAAGCCGACGACGGCGGCCCGCTTTCGAAGGGCGAAATCTTCGAAGTGCTGCGAAACCAGCGGCGACGCTACGTCCTCCAGTATCTGAAACAGGACGGTCGCCCCGTCGAACTCGGCGATCTCGCCCAGCAGGTCGCCGCCTGGGAGTACGACACGATCCCCGAGAAGGTGACGCCCGAACAGCGCAAACGTGTCTACACGACACTTCAGCAGACCCATCTTCCGAAGATGGACGAGTCCGGTATCCTCCTGTTCGACTCCGACGCGGGCGTCATCGAGGCGACCGACCGAACCCGGGACATCAGCGTCTACCTGGAGATCGTCCCCGGTCGCGAGTTCGCCTGGCGAGAGCTGTACCTCTCGCTCGGGGCGATCAGTTCCGCCCTGGTGGCCGCGCTGTGGCTCGAGATCTATCCGCTAACGATGCTCTCCGATCTGACGTGGGCCGGGATCATCGCCGTGACGGTCACGCTGGCGGCGGCGGCACACATCTACCACGAACGGAATATGCGACTCGGCCACGGCGACCAGCCGCCCGAACTCAGTTACACGAGCGACAAGTAG
- the coaBC gene encoding bifunctional phosphopantothenoylcysteine decarboxylase/phosphopantothenate--cysteine ligase CoaBC encodes MLEGVNVALGVTGSIAAVKTVELAHELRRQGAEVRGVMTGSAQGIIHPWAVEFATDNEVVTEITGSVEHVELCGNDGWADVFLIAPTTANTVGKIAGAVDDTPVTTCATTALGADTPVVIAPAMHEPMYDHPGVLEAIDTVAAWGVDFVDPRIEEGKAKIASEEAIVCDVARAAGERSLEGERVVVTSGATAEAIDPVRVITNRSSGKMGRAVARACYARGAEVTLVHGVVGPRPIGDGDGPPETDGDGNLPYATVRHVESASEMLTATREVCADADALVSAAAIGDYTVEGSDEKIRSGQERSLDLEPTPKLIDEIREARPDLPIVGFKTETSGDETAMIEQARETLERAGLAFVVANDASVMGSDRTAALLVHDADAARYEGTKAGLGGEIADSIAAIV; translated from the coding sequence ATGCTCGAGGGAGTCAACGTCGCGCTCGGGGTGACGGGGTCGATCGCGGCCGTCAAGACGGTCGAACTGGCCCACGAGTTGCGACGGCAGGGGGCCGAGGTGCGCGGCGTCATGACCGGCAGCGCACAGGGAATCATCCATCCCTGGGCCGTGGAGTTCGCGACGGACAACGAGGTCGTCACCGAGATCACCGGCAGCGTCGAGCACGTCGAGCTCTGCGGCAACGACGGCTGGGCCGACGTGTTCCTGATCGCACCAACGACGGCGAACACGGTCGGCAAGATCGCCGGCGCGGTCGACGACACGCCCGTGACGACCTGCGCGACGACCGCGCTCGGTGCGGATACGCCGGTCGTGATCGCCCCCGCGATGCACGAACCGATGTACGACCACCCCGGCGTCCTCGAGGCCATCGACACCGTCGCGGCCTGGGGCGTCGACTTCGTCGATCCGCGCATAGAGGAGGGGAAGGCCAAGATCGCCAGCGAGGAGGCGATCGTCTGCGACGTCGCGCGCGCGGCCGGCGAGCGGTCGCTCGAGGGCGAGCGCGTCGTCGTCACCAGCGGCGCGACCGCCGAGGCGATCGATCCCGTGCGCGTGATCACGAATCGCTCGTCGGGGAAGATGGGACGCGCGGTCGCGAGGGCCTGCTACGCTCGCGGCGCCGAGGTGACACTGGTCCACGGCGTCGTCGGCCCGCGGCCGATCGGGGACGGCGACGGACCGCCCGAGACCGACGGCGACGGGAACCTCCCCTACGCCACTGTCCGACACGTCGAGAGCGCGAGCGAGATGCTCACGGCGACTCGCGAGGTCTGTGCGGACGCCGACGCGCTGGTCTCGGCGGCCGCGATCGGCGACTACACCGTCGAGGGCAGCGACGAGAAGATCCGCTCGGGTCAGGAGCGCTCGCTCGACCTCGAGCCGACGCCGAAGCTCATCGACGAGATCCGCGAGGCGAGACCCGACCTGCCGATCGTCGGCTTCAAGACCGAGACCTCGGGCGACGAGACGGCGATGATCGAGCAGGCCCGCGAGACCCTCGAGCGCGCTGGGCTGGCCTTCGTCGTCGCTAACGACGCGAGCGTAATGGGGTCGGATCGGACCGCGGCGCTGCTGGTCCACGACGCCGACGCCGCTCGCTACGAGGGGACGAAGGCGGGACTGGGCGGCGAGATCGCCGACTCGATCGCGGCGATCGTCTGA
- a CDS encoding competence/damage-inducible protein A, translating to MDVAILTVGDEVLAGDIANTNAKWLANRLTDRGATVDRILTLPDDRDRIAATIREWTDALDAVIVTGGLGGTHDDVTADSLADAFDRELVVDESVRRDVLETVAEYRDLDPESVTPEAIDFDVDAWAALPVGSRPLLNPEGLCPGCVLENVYAFPGVPAELKALFERVAGEFSGDAVSRTVYTPQPEASVVDAIADARERFDVTIGSYPDTERRNRLKVTGTDPETVDRTLEWLADRLDLVPEA from the coding sequence ATGGATGTCGCCATTCTCACCGTCGGCGACGAAGTGCTCGCCGGCGACATCGCGAATACGAACGCGAAGTGGCTCGCGAACCGGTTGACCGATCGCGGCGCGACCGTCGATCGAATTCTCACCCTCCCCGACGATCGCGACCGCATCGCGGCGACGATCCGGGAGTGGACGGACGCTCTCGACGCCGTGATCGTGACCGGCGGGCTCGGCGGTACTCACGACGACGTCACCGCCGATTCCCTCGCGGACGCGTTCGACCGCGAGCTCGTCGTCGACGAGTCCGTCCGCCGGGACGTCCTCGAGACCGTCGCGGAGTACCGGGACCTCGACCCCGAGTCGGTCACGCCCGAGGCGATCGACTTCGACGTCGACGCCTGGGCGGCGCTACCCGTCGGGAGCCGACCGCTGCTGAATCCGGAGGGGCTCTGCCCCGGCTGCGTCCTCGAGAACGTGTACGCCTTCCCGGGCGTGCCCGCGGAGCTGAAAGCGCTGTTCGAGCGGGTCGCTGGGGAATTTAGCGGCGACGCCGTCTCGAGGACCGTCTACACGCCGCAGCCGGAGGCGTCGGTCGTCGACGCGATCGCCGACGCTCGCGAGCGCTTCGACGTGACGATCGGCAGCTATCCGGACACGGAGCGGCGAAACCGGTTGAAGGTGACCGGTACCGATCCCGAGACCGTCGATCGGACCCTCGAGTGGCTCGCCGACCGGCTCGACCTCGTCCCGGAAGCGTAG